The DNA segment AAAAGGCATATGATAGAGCACCAAAGGAAGCTCTTTGATAGGTACTGGAGAGGAACGGaatccatttcaaatatatatcatTAAGGTCATATATGAGGATGTGGTTACAAGTGTAAGAACAATAGGAAGGGATATGGACAAGTTCCCTATAATAGTGGGTTTACATTAGGAATCATCTTTAAGTTCATGCCTGTTTACCTTAGTTATGGATGAACTTACTACTCATATTCAATATGATGTCCCATGGCGCATGTTATTTGCAGAATACAGATGATTTTGTCTTAAGGATAAAACTAATAAAGGAATTAACTAAAAGTTAGAGTTGTAGAGGACTATTGAGAGTAAGGGCTTAGGGCAAAGTAGAAATAGGATGGAATATACACATTGTGAGTTTAGCTCTCATAGAAGGAATGGAGGTGAGGTTCAATTTGATGGAGTTTTAGTGCCAAAATGCAACCAATTCAAGTAATTTAGGTTCTATCATCTAGAAAAATATAGTAATATACGAGAATATAACTCATAGAATCAAAATAGGATGGATGAAATGGAAGGGTGCATCGGGTGTGCTACGTATCGTAGAATCCTTGACAAAGTGAAAAGTAAATTCTATAAAACAATGGTTAGGCCATCTATGTTGTATTGGAGTAAAGTAAATATTAGGCATCCAAGGTATAACATACAAACAAGATAATTATGGTAAAAATGTAAATGTTAAAATGGATGTTTGGCAATATGATAATAGATAAGATTAGAAATAACCACATTCACCAAAGAGTGCATGTAGCAAACACTGGCAATAAAATGAGAAAGGATCAACTAAGATGGTTTGGGCATATCCACCGTAGAGCAGTGAATGCCCTAGTACAGTGTTTTGGTCATATCAAATGTAGAGTATTGAAAGCACCTAAAATTACGTTGAGTGAAATAGTATCAAATGATTTACAATTTTTAGATATTAGGGAATTTGTttcaaataaaacaaaattttgaaaAGAATCCACATAGCCGATCCCAACTAATTTGAGATTAAGACTTAGTTGTTGTCGTATTAAGAGTCAGAAGTTCAACGCAATATACCATTCTCAATCAACATAAAAGTATTCCTTAGTTCACACAAACATATAAATTGCACACATACAAATAAGGAGTTTAATTCAACAAACTCACTTGCAGCATTGTAAGCATGTAGCATTGTAGTAAAAGTAATTACATCAGGACAGCAACCAGCTGCCTTCATCATATCGAAAATAGATTCTGCTTCTTTGATTTGGCCCTAAAATATATACACAGAGAGAATATATGAGTTCTCTGTCAAATTATAAAAAGATTAGAACGACACATATCTTGCTAATGCACATGCCTGCTTACTGTAGGCACATAAAAGAGATGAGTAAACCTCTCTGGTCAAAGGAATTTTCAGATCCATCATATCTGCATAAAACTCAAGTGCCTCATCATACTTTGACATCTTGCAGCAACCACTAATCAAGACAGTATAAGTAACAGAATCAGTTGCTACTTTCTTCTTTCTCATGGATTTGTACAAAGCCACAGCCTTTTCATATTCCCCCACATTCATATAGCTTCCAATAGCTGAATTATATGCAATTGTGTTGAATTCAATGCCACGCATTTTGGAGGCTGAAAGCACTGCATCAACATTCACCTTTTGACCATAGCGGCCACAAGCTGCCAAAAGAGTACATATGGAGACAATGTTTGGGTGAATACCATCCTGCTCCATTTCCCGCAAAACTTCCACAGCTTCACCTAAGAGACCATTCGAACCATAAGCATCAATCAGTGCATTGTAGCTGACAACATTTGGCTTCATCTTGTCTCTCTTCATCATGTTAAATATTTCCCTTGCTTTTCTAGGTTGTTTTGATCTTCCATAGGAACTAAGCAGGGAAGTATAAGACACTACATCAGGGTGAAATCCACttgttttaatttcattaaaaattgaCAATGCCTCTTCACTCATTCCATGAGAAGCATATGCTCCTATCAGTGCATTATACGAAACAATATTGGGCTTCAGACCCTCCGCAAGCATAATATTGAAGACAGCATTACAATTTTCAATCTGCCCACTCACAGAGTACAAATGGATGATGCTTGTGAATGTTACAATATCTGGGTGGCACTCTGCTCTCTGCTCCCTCATGGAATTGAAAATATCAAGAGCTTTCTCATATTGACCGAGCTTTACTAAGCAATAAATCACAATGTTAAGGGTGGTTGTATCGGGACGAATATTTGTTCCTTTCATTAATTCATAATATGACAAAGCTTTTAGATGCTGACCACCAGTCTTATATGCAGATAAAACAATATTGTGAGTCACCAGATCTGGACCAACTCCATTTTCTGTCATTTTCTTGCAGACTTTCAGAGCTTCTCTCCAATTTCCAGTAGATCCGCAAGCATTGATCAAGTTATTATATGTCGACCGACTAGGGGGAATCTGCAGGAATTGGAATGTTAAGGTCACATACATCTTTTCCATATGACATGAAATTCATTAAAAGGTTTAAAATGTAAATCATATGTACACATCATTTAGAAAACAGAAGAGCAAGATGATTATCTCTTTCGAATAGAAGTACTTCCTGCACAGAGAGAGGAACTCAAGAAGGATAATTGCATTGGATAACTTTCTTTTAGGCAGCaccaatttaaaaaatatagagaATACAGAAGATAACATATCTATTAAAACTCCATTCATACAAAATGCATTATATCCATCTAAATTATCAGTCCATATTCCAGACCTTCCAAAGTTCCATGTCCACCAGTTCAACAATTGCACAAACCTTAGATGACTGGCAGCCACACTATCATATCAACAAATGTCACTCAAATCTCCATTCCCAAATAGCTATTGTAGAATTGAAATACCATCAAATATGACATTTATAAAACACATAATCCTGCAAACATTGATGATTACAGTAAGTCAGCAACTGATCCCCAATGTTACATGTTAGCATTGCAAACATTTCTATGCACATGCCATTTTAACGTGAAAATAAGGAGGCTCACATCAAATCAGACCACTAAGATTGATTAGGGAAGGAGAAATCAAATACACACAGCTTCACGCAGCATGTCATCCATTATATTCATAGCCCAACGCCATTGACCCGCTCTTCCATGTGCATTGATAAGAGCATTGTAAGTTTCAGCATCTGGCTTGCACCTAGCAATTGAAAAACTCAATATGGAATCATGATGTCACCAAAAAGATATGTGAAAAAATTGATGGGCCAAAATTAGTTTTCCATCACAATTCACAACCTTCGCTCCTTCAAACCAATCCTCCACCAAATATATGTTATATGTTTATATATGACCTTTAACAAATATAAATAATGGGAAACAAGTTTAAAACAGAACTATAGATATAGGAAGAAGAAAAGAACTCTCAACACAAAACTATATACTGCAGAGTTGCTCCAGATGTGAAGAATAAAATACATCTTTTTATTTTTTGCCAAACTGTTGAAAAAGcaaaaccttttcaacttttcgcAATTATGTCCTATCCTTCCAATTATACCAATTGTCCCAATTTTAAAAGTTCGTATTAATTTTGTCCATTTGAACAATTTGACCTAAATTGGTCaaaattagaataaaatttaatattctaaAGGTATTTCTTTTCCATAATAGCTATAGGCCAATTCCAAATATACATGAATTAGTGCTAAATCAAGCAAATCAATAAGAATCAACCGATTCCCCCGATTCCTTCCCTATGCATTTTTAAGACCATACttaaaactcaaatttttaaCTGTAATCCTAGCATGGATCCCCCAAGTGATCTGAACTGAATTAAagttcaaaaaaataattaaaataatcccATAAAGTAAACAAAACTAAATAACTCTTCAAGCAATATGCATCTACATCTTCTACTCCTACTCTGGCATTCCCCCACTATTCCAATACTCCTCCAAGCTAACGGTGGACTTACCATGTTTTGTAATAGCAATAGTTACCCaagattttataatttattttgtgtTATAATATTATCAAGAATTAGAGATTATCTTATAGAATATTGTTTAGTTAGTAATCATATTAtgtatgtattttattttttatatggtTAGTACTCTTgaatcataataaaataaaattagaatttaGTTTAGACTAGATTAGATTAACATCAagttatgatagtgttccaagagatgtcttatgattaggagaaggcttatgatagtgttccaagagatgtctcatggagagtgttagaacaaaagagagtatctattaggtacatacaagtgttcaaagatatgtatgaaagagcaactactattgtgtgcacattgggaggggacacaagagatttttcgatctcagttggattacaccaagtatcagctataagcccttacctttttgcattagttttagatgaattgacaaaacatatacaagagagtatcccttggtgcatgatatttacggatgatatagttctaatagatgagacgAGTCACTAGAAAAACTagtgctttggagaagtactctagaatcaaaaggctttaagttaagtaaaacgaagacagaatacatgcattgcaagtttagtgaagaccaatgatatgaacctgcttaactccacctcaaaagttAGCTCACAATGAGAGATTTGCAAacacatatatataacacccaagacctccctgcagaacggatgtgggacgcatcattccAGACCTCTCTAGACTAAACGTCCTCGTGACATAACTTGTTCACCCTGACCTCTCCCGAAGAACGTCAAggaacctttgtacatggcccaccgacccatacagagtgaggctctgataccaaatgatacgaacctgcctaactccacctcaaaagctagctcacaaggagAGGTTTGCAAActtatatatataacacccaagacctccctgcaaAACCGATGTGGGATGCATCAACCAAACTGGTGATAGAAAAGGAGTtaatttggatggagtggtactatcccaaagcaatcactttaaatatcttggctcagtctttcaagtagatgagggatgtgaggagtatgttagtcataggattaaaaccAGATGGTTGAAGTTGAGACGTACCACGGGAGTTTTATATGATCGCAAGATTCTTAATAAGTTGAAAGTAAAATTTTAacatacagccatacgaccggccatattatatggtagtgagtgttgagcactgaaagagtcgtatgtgtctaagataagagttgcagagatgagaatgttaaggtggatgagtggccatactagactagataaagtctgtaatgagagtattagagaaaaggtaggagtggtgccaattgaggataagttgagagaagagagattgaggtggtttggtcatgtgaaacgtaaacatacggaggctccagttagaaaaGTATAGAACATTaggttaggttagaggatagaaaaaaaaagaagggtaGACTTAAACTGACTTGGAAtaaagtagtacaatatgacccagAGGCATTATATATTTCTGAGGGTTtaaccaaaatcgtttagagcgaAGAAAataaatccatatagccgactccaaattttttggacaaaggcttagttgagttgagttttatgATATTCTAAAACATAAAGCACTTTACTTTAGAGAAAAGATTTAAAGTTGATGTGTTGGTCAAAATGTCATATTTTGATGTATTTTTGCTTGTTTTACATcactataaaatatttttaaccaaTTTCAGAATTCATCTAAATCTTATAATTCAATTCTCAATTCACAAATGAGAATTTTGATTCCCAATTTGACAACTATTATCTACTATCAAGCCTGCCAAATAGGATGGGGAAATGGCATACCTCCATTCTTGCATCTCAAAAAACAAACCTCGCGCCTGATCTGTGCGATTATATCTGGCATGTAGTCTGATCATCATATTGTATATATCATTACGAGCACAATAATTCTTTTGATGTTTCATCCAATTGAATGCTAGAATGCTATGTTCCAATGAGCCCCTTTGCGTTATCTCCTACACCAGTCAACAAGTACCAATGAGACCATAGTCctttttttctctttcatttCGGAAACGTTCTCATACCAACATCTCAATTTCAGAGCCACAATCACAGGAATAGAGAAATAAACAGGAAAATTTTATCCCTCACGCTAGCTGAAATGGGGGGAAAAATCAAATGATTGCAACAAAACAATTTGAAATTAAACTATATAATCTAGATTCATAGCATTTGCGCAAAAACCAAACCCTACACCCTAAATACCTAAGGACTGGTACAGAGAGAGAGAAATGTTACTTTGATAAGACAAGGGAAATTCTTTCGGGCGAAACGGCCGACCCAGTGGTTTAGGAGACGCTCAACGTCAACAGATTTGGGGCCGAGCTGGAGAATTTTATCGACGACCTGAGACAGACTCCAGTCCTTCTGGAACCTGTCGCCTTCGACTTTTAAACGGTATCGTTTCTGAAGGTCGGCTTTCCTGAGTCCAGAGACTTGAGTAGAGACATGGTGCTGGCCGGTGTCATAGTCCACGAATACCGACTTCTTCTCCTCAAAAGCTgcattgtttttctttttcttgcaGAGGATTTTTGAGTTGGAGAGCGTTGGTGAGGGGCTCAGCAGAGGCCGGTGGTAGCAGAGATAGTTTATCGCCGCCATTTTTGGTGGATAGGAAAGTAAGCGGGAGCTCCACCGTGCGTGTATTATCAATTTCGCACAATAATTGtatacactttttttttttaattgataattatacaCACTCGTGCATAGATAATTTagaactttttattttttaatttaatttttaattaaaatttcttccttatttaattgatttttaaaagtcatgataataaatttttaattaatgtgtagtacaattaattaaaatatttatttaatttttttatatactaatagtaatttttataattatttatttaaaatgtaataaatttattttatttgaaaaataatttgaagttcataaaatttttatattttattttataatttacgtaaataaatatttattttttataaattataaaaaatatattaataaaatatataaatataatatttttgttgtatttttaaaaaatattatacctaagtgaaattttttttattaatttaatatattttttataaaataattctttaataaaaaatattattactttatataaattcatagtataaaataaatatatttcaaaaaaatttaaattttaaaatattgttattttttattaatataataaatattaaaaacataTGTgctcaaaaaaatattaaaaaaatataatttttcaaacGACAAATTTCATAATTGCGAAATTGTAActctaatttttttaatcattttttagctaaattttttatacaataatatttatactctatttttaaaattatacttctgcataaaaatatagttaagagataatttatatatataaatagaaatatttagttaaaatttaaaaataatttttttaaatattaatgatAATTAAATATTGATAATCCAAATATTAGCTATAATTATATTAGatgtataattataatgaaataaaataataaaaagtttaagaaatattaagtaagaaatttatagaaaattaataattaaataaatattaattaaatatatttaaataaataaattttgagtttgataattaataacttttgaaataaataataaaaaataaagtaaatcaacaaaaaaattgagaatatttaggtaaaataaaaatatttaatgaaaaaaaagTGTTTAATGTATATCAAATGTCTCATATGGTATACTATATATAGATAAAtaaatgaaaactatttaaataaaaaattaatttataattaaatattatttagttaaaaatataataaaattatttaaatttaactttaataacggtaaaatatttattatttattttgtcaTTTCAATTAAATTGTCATAAATtagccataataataataataataataataataataataataataataataagtattaattaatattaaaaaaagtgaaatgaaaaaatattaaattattaacataaaaaattaatacatactaattataaataagtcaaatctctatattttatttttataattttttatattgacTACACTTTTTATCGCTCAAATTTTTTtgacaaatattttataataaaaataatagaaaatataacaatacaataaaaatatttatgaaataatttaagattgatTAAATTGTATAATAGCAAATtatgagatcacaaattaatgatcgattttttttaaactaatggtcatcaatgaccttttattattattattattattattattattattattattattattattatggaaggTAACATGTAGCAAATAATATTTcagcataaataaatttataaaaaaaaatataaataatttttaaatattaaatttaatcataaaatgtAACAACCTGGTTTTTTTATATATACAcatagaaaatatttaaaaattagattattaaattattactattttatttatggtattaaattaatattttcataataatgATATTTTCACTTTATGAATGTTACTTtttacatgtattattattactgttactattattttaaattgttatttgtaATATTGTCATTATCAAAAATCAATTAAAGTtatgtaaaattaaattaaattaataataattaatttttttagagtattattattattactaaagttttatttaatttaaatataataaaagaattttggacctaattgtaaatatctaaaagagtttAGGGACTAATAGcgtaattaaaagtaaaaaaaaaaaaacttcaaaacCGGCAGCACcctccacccccccccccccccatattctctctctctctctctctcctttcctTCTCTTCCCCTTCATTCTTCCCTTCCGTCCGACCACCTCCAGCGCCGATGATGCTTCAGTGTGCTCCCTCACCATCAGATGATCCCCAGACGCTAGCCAGCAGTGGCAAGGGCCGGCGAGAGTAGTGAAAAtaaggagagaaagagagagagaggtggaagGGATGCGCCATATGTCCCCTTTGCAGGCAGATTTCGGTCGTTTCTAATGACCATCCCACCGACTATGGGTGGCAACAGCTTGCTTACACAAGTAGTTGTCATTTATGACCAGCAGCCTCTGAAGCCAACGCTGAAGGAGAGGGATCCGACGAGAGAGagaaaggagagagaaaatggtggCAGTGGCCTTCTGTTCGTTTTTCTGGCGATCCGACCATTGGATTAGAAATTCGAGACCACTAATGGACTCAACGCATCAAGACTGTCTAGATGGGACTAACCCCATTTCGATTGGACACCGTTTGAAAAGGTGATCATTGGATGATCCATattgcttggtgagattttcgagccttttcaattctcaaaaattaaaaaaaaatttgtgataattattgataattttttGGTTTTATGTAGGTGGGATCAGATCGATGATATCTCACCAGCATCCAGGACCTAGTTTTCAGCCAGACTAACTGCCCTGTGGCCTGTCACGAAACATAGTCAATATTACAGTTGATCCTAGTGTTTTCAGATGTTTCAGACATGTTCTAGTTGTCAGATTTGACATAGGTAAATCCGAACTCTAGTTTGTTCATTTTGCCTAATATcgaatttagaataaaattcataaaataatcatGGATAGTTAGAAAATTGTGATTCCTTTtataatagccttataatattgttaaggatcgCGATGTgagtttatataatttttaaagttagtttggatggttTTTGAAAAATATCAGTTTTAAGCCTTATAATTGAATTGTCTGATTATGAGAGTTTGGTCTAGTTTGGAAAGCCCAAGAGGGGTCATGTGAAGTTGATAATATGTGGGCTTGAGGCTTGTGATATTAGAATTGTTATTTGAACTACTTTGTAGGTTGGATAGATCCTAGGTATCGGAGAAACTCTACTAGATTTTTGACATAAATTAGGGTGTCTTTTAACTCTCtaagtttttattttatattagagctgacaaatttattaatataattgtttaagTGAGCAGGGTCAGCCATCTTTCTTCACTCAGCCGCCGCAGTAGTCTTCAGTGTATAGTGagcagatattgattttatttataatttcaatgttATTTTGTGATTCAAGacgtgcccatgcatcacttatatatatatgtatgtagttaaatattaagCATGTCTTGTGTTGCATTTTAATTGATGAAATTTTTATGAATGTCGCCTTAGAGTAATTTAGAGCTCTGTGTGTGTGTCGGCGTACGTGTGGTgtaatggtattggatatgggtaggacaagCAGATCAGCTTAAGCTATTCTCGCTTAGGGCCCgatcctttttgtgataagtca comes from the Hevea brasiliensis isolate MT/VB/25A 57/8 chromosome 5, ASM3005281v1, whole genome shotgun sequence genome and includes:
- the LOC110642452 gene encoding pentatricopeptide repeat-containing protein At2g41720 isoform X2, whose translation is MAAINYLCYHRPLLSPSPTLSNSKILCKKKKNNAAFEEKKSVFVDYDTGQHHVSTQVSGLRKADLQKRYRLKVEGDRFQKDWSLSQVVDKILQLGPKSVDVERLLNHWVGRFARKNFPCLIKEITQRGSLEHSILAFNWMKHQKNYCARNDIYNMMIRLHARYNRTDQARGLFFEMQEWRCKPDAETYNALINAHGRAGQWRWAMNIMDDMLREAIPPSRSTYNNLINACGSTGNWREALKVCKKMTENGVGPDLVTHNIVLSAYKTGGQHLKALSYYELMKGTNIRPDTTTLNIVIYCLVKLGQYEKALDIFNSMREQRAECHPDIVTFTSIIHLYSVSGQIENCNAVFNIMLAEGLKPNIVSYNALIGAYASHGMSEEALSIFNEIKTSGFHPDVVSYTSLLSSYGRSKQPRKAREIFNMMKRDKMKPNVVSYNALIDAYGSNGLLGEAVEVLREMEQDGIHPNIVSICTLLAACGRYGQKVNVDAVLSASKMRGIEFNTIAYNSAIGSYMNVGEYEKAVALYKSMRKKKVATDSVTYTVLISGCCKMSKYDEALEFYADMMDLKIPLTREVYSSLLCAYSKQGQIKEAESIFDMMKAAGCCPDVITFTTMLHAYNAAKYWEKACSLLQEMEDYNIQPDTIACSALMRAFNKGGKPTKVLILADFMKEREIPFSDAIFFEMVSACSLLRDWRRTINLVKLMEPSFSVVSIGLLNQLLHLLGKSGKIEFMMKLFYKITKSGAEINFNTHSILLKNLVAVGNWRKYIENH
- the LOC110642452 gene encoding pentatricopeptide repeat-containing protein At2g41720 isoform X1 produces the protein MAAINYLCYHRPLLSPSPTLSNSKILCKKKKNNAAFEEKKSVFVDYDTGQHHVSTQVSGLRKADLQKRYRLKVEGDRFQKDWSLSQVVDKILQLGPKSVDVERLLNHWVGRFARKNFPCLIKEITQRGSLEHSILAFNWMKHQKNYCARNDIYNMMIRLHARYNRTDQARGLFFEMQEWRCKPDAETYNALINAHGRAGQWRWAMNIMDDMLREAIPPSRSTYNNLINACGSTGNWREALKVCKKMTENGVGPDLVTHNIVLSAYKTGGQHLKALSYYELMKGTNIRPDTTTLNIVIYCLVKLGQYEKALDIFNSMREQRAECHPDIVTFTSIIHLYSVSGQIENCNAVFNIMLAEGLKPNIVSYNALIGAYASHGMSEEALSIFNEIKTSGFHPDVVSYTSLLSSYGRSKQPRKAREIFNMMKRDKMKPNVVSYNALIDAYGSNGLLGEAVEVLREMEQDGIHPNIVSICTLLAACGRYGQKVNVDAVLSASKMRGIEFNTIAYNSAIGSYMNVGEYEKAVALYKSMRKKKVATDSVTYTVLISGCCKMSKYDEALEFYADMMDLKIPLTREVYSSLLCAYSKQGQIKEAESIFDMMKAAGCCPDVITFTTMLHAYNAAKYWEKACSLLQEMEDYNIQPDTIACSALMRAFNKGGKPTKVLILADFMKEREIPFSDAIFFEMVSACSLLRDWRRTINLVKLMEPSFSVVSIGLLNQLLHLLGKSGKIEFMMKLFYKITKSGAEINFNTHSILLKNLVAVGNWRKYIEVLEWMVDAGIQPSNGMYHDIFSYVQKSGGPECAAIIQERVESLRRKCENQNFSAKV